The genomic window cccccccaccaccaccacctgatTCCGGTGCCCAAGAACAGGGACCTCCTATCATTCATGTCCTGTATCCTGCTAAGTACCAGGCTGCTGTATGGAACTGCCCGAATGCTGAGAGTGTCCTCGTGCCCTGACTAAACACAGCATGAATTTATGCCCCAGACAAAACAGCAAATATACCGGCATGCAGAAGCAATGTGCTATGAAGCCTCCACCCCCGTCCTGATCCAACTACTCCTCCCTAAACACAACAGAACATGAACAACCCCACACACCTAGAGATATTACTTGGTTACGGCCAACAAACAGTGAAAAGGGAGAGCCAGGAATTCTGGCCAGGGTGGCATGTGCAGGCCTCCCCCTTCTCTGACAGCAGGTTTCCCAACATGCAGATCGGGCACGTGGTCGGGGCACCGGCAGCGCTGGAACATCTCAAAGAGATGTTTATTAAAAGGAGTTTGAcatgaaatgaaattaagaagtaaaataaaataaaataaaataaaataaaaaagtaaaacaaaggaagtaaaataagataaaataaaatagaataaaaaataaattaaaataagaactacCTAAGTAGTCTTTGTGAGAAAAATCAGAACTCTGTTGGATTTGTTACACTTGCTTTATGATGTGATGTTTAAAAGTTCTTTGGGGGAGACAGAACTCCCCTCTTAGGGCTTAGAGCCTCTCATTCCAATCCTGCCTGCGAGGAGCAAAGCACAACTTCCTGGACAGACACACTGCGATCCCGGCCTCCAGTTACACGGAGGAACAGAGACCCTGTGATACCAAGAGAGCCAAAGGCTAGTGCCTTCCCCCAAAGCACCATAAAAAACATCATACCTCAGCTGAAAAAGAGGCTGTGCACTCAAAGCCTGTGGGCTCAACTTAGCCAGAAGATGCAGAAATGGATTTTGTTTGgttctcacattttaaaatgttcacatcaaaatccattttctgatttttttttttcctctaataatGGAACATCAATACTGAATTGCGCTGCTGGGCAAGAATCGTCTGAGTGTGAGGCACATGCTCTCCCAGGTCTAATCTGTGAGAGGGGCCACCACTTCCCCCTTGGACTCACATGGCTGGCCTCACCCATTTGTGAAACCCTCCTGGCCTCTATGGGTAGGTATTTGAGTTTGAGACCCTTTAAAGCTTTGATCCCCCATTAGTTGGGAGAATTTGTAGCAAAAGAAACATGTCAAGTATGTCACATGGCATTTTCAGTTCACTACAAGTGAAGGTCCTGATGGTCTTTCCTCAGGAAAGATCCAGAGCTTGGGAGCTCCAGATTCCGAGAGGAACGGAGGGCGGCAGTTGCTAACTATCACAGGAGAAAAGTCAGGGTCTGGGATTGAAAGCAGAATATAAATGCCGAGTTTCATATTGGGGCTGTCCATCAGAGGCGTGCCTGACTTGCTTGCTCTTTGGGATGGCACCATGGCCACTCTCTTTTCCAGTCTGGCTGTGTCAAGCAATGGGTAGCCTTTTTCCAAGTTCAGTTTGCTCTTTGGGATGGCACCATGGCCACTCTCTCTTCCAGTATGGCTGTGTCAAGCAATGGGTAGCCTTTTTCCAAGTTCAGTTTGCTGAGGCTAAAACAATTTTAGTTTCATTGGGCAGAGCGACTGCCATAGGACACCCTGTCCGTGATGTTAAGCAAAGCCGGATATATCAGACAATGCACCACACCACTAGGCCACTGGGCACTTCAGACAGTAGATCCAGTCCACACTGTGCATTTCCCACCCAGAAGGAGCACATGAAGGGCCTGTGTTAACACAGGCCTCTGTGGGTGCTCCTTTTCCCTGGGGGTACTCGTGCCCAGAGTGAAGCCCAGTGAGCATCACTGACCATCCTGTCATTCCCTATGGCTCCATTCTGAGCTATAATATAAAACCACTTTGAGGTTAACATATTCATTCTTCTGTcttttgcattaaaaagaaaaaaaggcagggggtcctgggtggctcagtcagttaagcatcagacttcagctcaggtcacaatctcagggtttatggattcaagccccaagttaggctctgtgctgacagcttagagcctggagcctgctttggattctgtgtgtgtctctctctctgaccctccccagcttgtattttgtctgtctgtctgtctctctctctctcgctctcaaaaaaaaaaaaaaaaacactgaaaaaaattaaaaaagaaaaaaaggcaaataaaattaaaaatgagttatcTAAGGTTTTAACATCTTTAGAATGTCAGGAGAACTCTAAATGCCCAAGAGTTCATAAATGTGTTGCTAAACCAATCATCAGTCTTGCTGTCTTATTTTGCCCCATCTGCTCATGTTTTCTGACTTCtaagtatgttttttaatgtctaagTTGTAATGTTTGTTGATTTAAACCACATAGAGCTACCTATGatagaaagaaaacatgttgGATCACATTATTCAAAACTGTCTCCCAGGTTGCAAAAAATCATAAGGTACCTCCTTGGGAATCCCCACCACAGGGACAGGTCATCAAGGCTCAGCACCACCCAAAACTTCCAAAAGCACGATGACAAATCAGGGAATGCCTGTGCCTCACTCTCACCACTAGGTGTCACACTACACAATCAGGCATAAAGGCTACCAGGTCTTGAACTCCATCAGGAGCATAGAGCAGTAAGAGGTGCAAAGAAAGCTATCCTTGGGATACGTTTTATTTATGCATGACTTTCTTTCTTAATGAGCATTTTAAAACCTGGAGCTAAAAATCCTCCTCTAAAGTATATAAGTAGGGCATTTAGAGTTCAgcatttctgggggtgcctgggtggctcagttggtgaagtgtctgacttcaactcaggttatgatctcacagtttgtgagttggagccctgcatcaggttttgtgctgacagctcagagcctggaacctgtttcagattctgcatctctctccctttctgccccttcccagctcatgctctgtctcaaaaataaataaacaacaacaaaaatagagtttaacatttctgtactttttctttcttttacagacATGAATATTCCCAAATAGGGAACATCCACCCTCTATTTTATCTAATGATTggagtaaaaaatattttgagtaacTTCTTCAAGTTATAGTATAGTCACATTTTTACAACATGTTTTCAACAGTGCTAATACGACAATGGCTTTGGCCAAATAACTAATATGTTGGGATAAAAAATAGGCAAACTGTCAGGGAGTGCCTAGCTaaatttctctgtatttcagtttcttttgggGAAAGTAGGAACAATACCTATCTTACAAAATTAGTTCTGAGAACAAGGTTTGCATAAAGTGTTGGACTCCTTCCAAAAACTTATACCGAGATATTTCTAAGAGACAGTCAGCCTTAAGCAGCTAGCTATACATGCATTTGTGAACAAGGAGTAACATTTTTaagctcaggaaaaaaaacccttaaatgaCATTAAATTCAATCTTATTATAAAAGCAGGTATACCACAGCACAGTTAACTGAGCTCTCCAATTAATATGCAGTTAATTAGAGGTGGAGCCTGGAATTGAAATCTACTTATAGCTGCTGTTCTATCCTGCttcaataattatatattttgttttttttttaaactaatagccttggtttttttaagtttatttatttgctttttttgagagagagagagagaccgcacacaagtaggggaggaacagagagagagagggagggagaaggaatcccaagcaggctctacactgtcagcacagagccagatgcagggctcaaacccagaaactgtgagatcatgacctgagccaaaatcaagagctggatgtttaaccaaccgagccacccaggtgcctcaataatTATATACTTTGTACATCGTGTGCTTCCAGAGACAATGGAGTCTATCTTTGGGAAATTTTCATTGTAACATGATCATTACTATCCTGAAGGTTTTATTTCTTGATGTTAGGTTTTTTTCTCCTCACATGGTTTATCTTACCCCTACTGGACCAGATTCCCTACATCCAGGTAGTTGGAGGGGTGGAAGGAGAATGGCCAGTCAAGTTAAAGATGAACGCAATAATTTCTGCACAACTATAGAGGCTCCTGGGGCTAATTCTGAAGAATTCGGACCCAAGTTGCTTTATTTTGCCCGGACCAATTCTAGAAGTAGATGTATTCAATTAGAGGCTTGTTGGCTGGGAGATGGAGGTGCGGCGGGGAACAGAAGTTCTATTTCTGCAGGGGAAACCAGAGGATAAGGAGCCTGGAGTGGCTACACATATTCCCTGGAGAGGTCCAACTGCTTcaaccccccccttcccccaccccaggacaGGTGCACATGGAGCCAGCAAGGGGGTAATGTTAGGGCTGCCATGAGCCTCCCTGTAGTGTGCTTAGCAACTACTCTCTTAGCTGTCCTTAAGGCCCAATCTTGTGTAAGTCACTACTCAACTAATTCTTCAGCCTCTTCCAAATGCTCTTGGAAATTTGCCCAGCTAGGCACCCAGAAGTAGGCACAAAATCCATTCTCTACAGCAGCACAATGCAAATCAGAGAATATGACCTcgataattattttgttaatgcaAGGTAGCAACCtataacctctactacaaagattAACACCTTgctttacttgaaaaaaaaacttatggTCATATTCagcattcccccctccccccaatacaGAGCAGAGTGCTTCCCTCTCCAGTTAATGGGGCTGTTAATCCCGAGGAAACGATTTGAGGGTTCTCCaagcatttaaaacttttaatgccAAAGCATTCACAACTTCCACCTGAGGTGGGCGGGGGCGCTCGGGGAGCTGCTACCTGTCCCCGTGCTGCAAAGAGCCTGGTATTAGCAGCATGGCAGAGGCAGCCTGCAACCTTCTAACTAGCCGGGGCGTCCTTCCCCGCAGAGAGAAGTTTGGGGAAACAAATCCCCTAGTCTAGCCATCATTTCCACTCCCGTTTTCAAAAGATCAAAAATCGGAAAGGACCGGCAGGTTGGCAAACCCCAAGGAGGAACTGCCCGGCAGGTCTGCGTTCTTTGGGATCTCAGCAGTCGACGACCCCAAGTCGAATCGATCGTGGGAAACCCCAGGGAAAGGTTTCTTGCAGAGAGACAGGATTACTGGGTGCAGGCTGCAGGGAAGTACCGGAGGAGGGGGCCTTAGTCGGGAGGACTTTCCAGCCACTCAGCGTTCATCAAAAAGTTCCCAGTACATGACCCCAGTGGCTCATCGCAGGGAGTTTCTCTGATGAACCCCGGCTCAGAGTTTAggcttctccccctcccacccccggccCGAGCAGAGGACGAGGCCAGTTCTCTTTTCTGGTCTGACTGGCTTGGAAATTCCCCGGGCCTGACCCCGCCCCAGAGAAATCCCCTGCCAGCGTTTATAGGGCGCCGCGGCGGCGCTGGCGAGCCCACAACAGTCGCAGCCAGCGGTCCTCCCCTCCGTGACACTGAGAGGCAGCGAGCGCGCAGCCCGCGGCCGAGCGCACCTGGGCAGCAGCGCCTGAGCTTTCAACGCGCCATGTTTCAGCCCGCCGAGCACGCCCAGGACTGGGCCATGGAGGGTCCCCGGGACGCGCTCAAGAAGGAGCGGCTGCTGGACGACCGCCACGACAGCGGCCTGGACTCCATGAAGGACGAGGAGTACGAGCAGATGGTGAAGGAGCTGCGGGAGATCCGCCTTGAGCCCCAGGAGGCGCCGCGCGGCGCCGAGCCCTGGAAGCAGCAGCTCACCGAGGACGGAGACTCGTAAGTGTCGCGGGCCGGGGTGGCGGGGCGAGGTGGGGACGCCCGGCCTGCAGCGCGAGGCCCGCGAGGCGGCCGCAGACCGGGGTTTATGCACTGCCCCCGAGACCTTGCAAAGCGCCGGGTTGTGCgttgcggggtggggggcaggggattaGAGTTCGATCCCGAGGCGGCGTTGCAACAGCCCTGCCTTGCAGCCGCGCGCACCCCCCCCTCCCAGTCCGGGTCCTTGTCCCGGTCCTCTCGGCGGGGGCGGGGTGGCGGGGACGCGAAGTCCCCGCTTGCATAAGTGGGGCGGGAGTTTCTGCCCCGCTGGCGGGCGCCGCGCGGCCGGGAGGGGAAGTACAGGGCGTTCCGGCCCGGCAGGAGGGCGGGGCGGTCTGGCCGGCGCCCGCCGAGGAGGAAGGGGGGGCCCGGAAAGTCCCTGGGCGCCTGCCAGGAACACTCAGCTCATAATAACCTCGCGGAAAACACCGCGGCCTCGGCCTCCAGAAACCCCGGCCTTGCGCAATACCCCGCAGCCCGCGCCTCCCTGGGCCCCACGCAATGCACTCAGCAGCCCTGGGGGTTTTTCCCTCTCTTACCCTTAGGTTTCTGCACTTGGCCATCATCCATGAAGAGAAGGCATTGACCATGGAAGTGGTCCGCCAAGTGAAAGGAGACCTGGCCTTCCTCAATTTCCAGAACAACCTGCAGCAGGTGCGCCACCTTGCCCAGACCCGTGCCTCTGACCCAGTGAGGAAGTTGCATCTAGCACAGTTGCTCCCAATCCTTTGTAAATTAATCATCACTGGTCATTATCTGTGCTGACCTTTAACACTGGAATCAGCCTACATCCTAGAGAGTAAAGAAAATTCCATTGATTTGATGAGGCCTTTATGAAAGCCCACCTGGGGGCCTCTGGGACTTGTCTTGCCCCTTAACCTGTCTTGGAGGAGCATCACCCACAACCAGAAGATCTCTGGGGTTCAAGGGAAGACAGACTGACTTTGGGCCATGGCTTATGCTCTTTCTGTCCCCTCTTCTGTTTGTAGACTCCACTCCACTTGGCTGTGATCACCAACCAACCAGAAATTGCTGAGGCACTTCTGGAAGCTGGCTGTGATCCTGAGCTCCGAGACTTTCGAGGAAATACCCCCCTCCACCTCGCCTGTGAGCAAGGCTGCCTGGCCAGTGTGGGAGTCCTGACTCAGACCTGCAGGACCCAGCACCTCTACTCCATCCTGCAGGCCACCAACTACAATGGTAGGTCTGCCTGCCCTACCCTGCCCATTAGAAAGCAGGTGTTACGGAGAATGGAGAGGTGGGCCAACTTTAGGAGGCCAGGCAAGAGCTTAAAACTCTCAGCACTTCAGGGGTTGAGAAAATATGCATGCAAAACGCCTATTTGATACCTTTATGAAGTTCATTCAGAACCCACGTTCTGGGTTCTTCAAAATCAGAAGAATGTGTTCCCTAAAAGGATAGGTGAAAGGTTCTTCTTGGGATGTGAGGGTTGAAACAAGTGGTTATACTTCCTTCATTGTTCTTCTAGGCCACACGTGTCTACACTTAGCCTCTATCCATGGCTACCTGGGCATCGTGGAGCTTTTGGTGTCTTTGGGTGCTGATGTCAATGCTCAGGTGAGTGCCTCATGTCTCCAGATGGAATGCGTCAGCTTCCAGGTCCTCCTCAGTAAGATTTCACGTGTGCTTGTTGCAAGCAGAAATTCCAAACTCGGTCGTAAACATCTCAAATTCCTGTTGGTTTCAGGAGCCCTGTAATGGCCGAACCGCCCTCCACCTTGCAGTGGACCTGCAGAATTCCGACCTCGTGTCGCTTTTGTTGAAGTGCGGGGCTGACGTCAACAGAGTCACCTACCAAGGCTACTCCCCATACCAGCTCACCTGGGGCCGCCCGAGCACTCGGATACAGCAGCAGCTGGGCCAGCTGACCCTAGAAAACCTTCAGATGCTGCCAGAGAGTGAGGATGAGGAGAGCTATGACACGGAGTCAGAGTTCACAGAGGACGAGGTGAGTCTCCACCTTGTAACTCTGCACAAAGCACTACCTTCCCAGGCCCCTAGAGCTACTCTTTATCTAAAAATCTCAACGTAGTGAAGTTCTCAAACTCTAGGATGTGTGACCAGTAGTATCCCAAGAGTGTCTTCTTTGCCCTCCCTCTTTAAAGGAGAGGAACATTAAAGGAAAACTCTCTAAGCCtctgaaattaatttatatttgggCTATAGAGAATGGAATCCAAGAATATTTGAGTTCCTGCCACGAGTAGTCCTCACCATTATCCCAGCGCTTTTGACAAAGGTCTGGAAGTTTAAcgtgccttttttttctcttgtttttagctGCCCTATGACGACTGTGTGCTTGGAGGCCAGCGCCTGACGTTATGAGCTTCAACAAGTACCTAAAGAACATGGACTTGTATATTTGTACAaaaagagagttttatttttttaaaaaaaaagaaaaaagaaaaaaaaatcaaaagggggTACTTAACCATACTTCACACTGCGTGGCCCAAAACATTTACTGTTCTGGATCAGCCCCCGTTTTGTTAGTTTTGTGAACTTTGGAAGGGGGACAAGAAAGATCATTGGAATTCAAAGAAAACTCTTTCAAGCCTCACCTTGGTGGGGTTTTTGGAGAAGGTGACCCAAAAATATGATGAAaggattacattttatttattgtgcttTTTCACTGAGTCACCATGGATTCCATGGCTGAGCTCAGTGGTGTCCTGTGACGTGTGACAAGCACGTGTGTTGTTAAACCTTTTGGCGCTGTGGGGTTAAAAGTCGCTACCTGTCAAGGTTTGTGTCACCCTCCTGTAAATGGTGTACATTGTGTATTTTGTTGGTAATTATTTTGGTACTTCTAAGATGTGTATTTATTAAACGGATTTTTACAAACAGAATTATCCTGATCCTTCTCCTTGAGCTGCAGCGGGGCTCCTAACTCTGAGAGTTACCTGATCCTCCCCTGGTGGTGGAGAATTGTGTGGGAGCACTTACCCAGCCAGCCACAAAGCCCTTTGCGAGAGCAGCTTCTCACACGGTGTACGTGTAGAACTCCCAGCCAGGTTTGCAGGCGCCCCGAGGGCCCAGTGTGGGAGGGGAGGCTATTGCAAGAGGATAGGAAACACCATTCTTAGGCTGGGGGTGGCAGCAAGCTGCTCGGCCTACAGCTAGAAACCTCCACTGTCAATTGCTTTCAAGCTACTTTAATCTATGCCAGGACCCTTCCACTTTAGGAAATCATTTGGGTCAAGAGGAGTATGCTGAAATCCTATTTTATAAACTTGGGAAAGATCTTTACTATACTCCTAGAAGTCCCTAAGGAATGGGCTCGGGAATGGGACTGCATTGATGTCTTTTAGCAGGTACCCACCTCTGAGCCTtcatttcttcatgtataaacTGGGCTGTTGTGAAGATTGCACAAGACCGTGTACGTACACAGCATAGCAGAGTGCCAGGCACAGAGTGCTAAAGAAAACTACAAGCTATTGCACAACATCCTGTATTTCGCAGGGGAAGAAACAAGTCCAGAGAGAATGACCTGTCCTAGGTCACCTTGC from Suricata suricatta isolate VVHF042 chromosome 9, meerkat_22Aug2017_6uvM2_HiC, whole genome shotgun sequence includes these protein-coding regions:
- the NFKBIA gene encoding NF-kappa-B inhibitor alpha, coding for MFQPAEHAQDWAMEGPRDALKKERLLDDRHDSGLDSMKDEEYEQMVKELREIRLEPQEAPRGAEPWKQQLTEDGDSFLHLAIIHEEKALTMEVVRQVKGDLAFLNFQNNLQQTPLHLAVITNQPEIAEALLEAGCDPELRDFRGNTPLHLACEQGCLASVGVLTQTCRTQHLYSILQATNYNGHTCLHLASIHGYLGIVELLVSLGADVNAQEPCNGRTALHLAVDLQNSDLVSLLLKCGADVNRVTYQGYSPYQLTWGRPSTRIQQQLGQLTLENLQMLPESEDEESYDTESEFTEDELPYDDCVLGGQRLTL